A genomic stretch from Anomalospiza imberbis isolate Cuckoo-Finch-1a 21T00152 chromosome 9, ASM3175350v1, whole genome shotgun sequence includes:
- the LHX9 gene encoding LIM/homeobox protein Lhx9 isoform X4: MEEVTRGAPEDVSGMLWKGSGGWGTSFTSRARVWCGVFSWEQGAQDCRQEDPSVGIEVSGNSQQLFQGKARKSGVKTMLFHGISGGHIQGIMEEMERRSKTESRLAKGGQMNGRDTNMPPMSPEKPALCAGCGGKISDRYYLLAVDKQWHLRCLKCCECKLALESELTCFAKDGSIYCKEDYYRRFSVQRCARCHLGISASEMVMRARESVYHLSCFTCTTCNKTLTTGDHFGMKDNLVYCRAHFESLLQGEYPPQLSYTELAAKSGGLALPYFNGTGTVQKGRPRKRKSPALGVDIVSYNSGCNENEADHLDRDQQPYPPSQKTKRMRTSFKHHQLRTMKSYFAINHNPDAKDLKQLAQKTGLTKRVLQGEQIMGHYSQTSRRLKIP, encoded by the exons ATGGAAGAGGTGACTCGAGGAGCCCCTGAGGATGTCTCTGGGATGCTTTGGAAAGGAAGTGGGGGCTGGGGTACTTCTTTCACTAGTCGCGCTAGGGTTTGGTGTGGAGTGTtctcctgggagcagggagcgcaGGACTGCCGCCAGGAAGATCCTTCAGTAGGGATCGAGGTGTCAGGAAACAGCCAGCAGCTGTTTcagggaaaggcaaggaagaGTGGTGTGAAAA CCATGCTTTTCCACGGGATCTCCGGAGGCCACATCCAAGGAATCATGGAGGAGATGGAGAGGCGATCCAAGACCGAGTCCCGCCTGGCCAAAGGGGGACAGATGAACGGCCGAGATACG AACATGCCCCCCATGAGCCCCGAGAAGCCTGCTTTGTGTGCTGGTTGTGGAGGGAAGATCTCAGACAGATATTACCTGCTGGCTGTTGACAAACAATGGCACCTCAGGTGTCTTAAGTGCTGTGAATGTAAACTGGCTTTGGAGTCAGAACTCACCTGCTTTGCCAAGGACGGCAGTATTTACTGCAAGGAGGATTACTACAG AAGGTTCTCCGTGCAGAGATGTGCCCGCTGCCACCTTGGGATCTCAGCCTCTGAAATGGTCATGAGAGCCAGGGAATCGGTTTATCACCTGAGCTGCTTCACCTGCACCACCTGCAACAAGACTCTGACCACGGGCGATCACTTTGGCATGAAGGACAACCTGGTTTACTGCAGGGCCCACTTCGAGTCCCTTTTGCAAGGAGAATACCCCCCTCAGCTGAGCTACACCGAGCTGGCTGCCAAGAGCGGAGGGCTGGCCCTGCCTTACTTCAACGGCACCGGCACGGTCCAGAAGGGGAGGCCCAGGAAACGAAAGAGCCCTGCCTTGGGAGTGGACATCGTCAGCTACAACTCAG GTTGTAATGAGAATGAGGCAGATCACCTGGACAGAGACCAGCAGCCTTATCCCCCATCCCAGAAAACAAAGCGCATGCGTACCTCCTTCAAACACCACCAGCTTCGTACCATGAAGTCCTACTTTGCTATCAACCACAACCCAGATGCCAAGGACCTCAAGCAGCTTGCCCAGAAAACAGGCCTGACCAAGAGAGTTCTGCAG GGAGAACAAATCATGGGGCATTACAGCCAAACATCCCGACGTTTGAAAATTCCCTAA
- the LHX9 gene encoding LIM/homeobox protein Lhx9 isoform X1: MEEVTRGAPEDVSGMLWKGSGGWGTSFTSRARVWCGVFSWEQGAQDCRQEDPSVGIEVSGNSQQLFQGKARKSGVKTMLFHGISGGHIQGIMEEMERRSKTESRLAKGGQMNGRDTNMPPMSPEKPALCAGCGGKISDRYYLLAVDKQWHLRCLKCCECKLALESELTCFAKDGSIYCKEDYYRRFSVQRCARCHLGISASEMVMRARESVYHLSCFTCTTCNKTLTTGDHFGMKDNLVYCRAHFESLLQGEYPPQLSYTELAAKSGGLALPYFNGTGTVQKGRPRKRKSPALGVDIVSYNSGCNENEADHLDRDQQPYPPSQKTKRMRTSFKHHQLRTMKSYFAINHNPDAKDLKQLAQKTGLTKRVLQVWFQNARAKFRRNLLRQENGGVDKADGTSLPAPPSADSGALTPPGTATTLTDLTNPTITVVTSVTSNLDSHESGSPSQTTLTNLF, from the exons ATGGAAGAGGTGACTCGAGGAGCCCCTGAGGATGTCTCTGGGATGCTTTGGAAAGGAAGTGGGGGCTGGGGTACTTCTTTCACTAGTCGCGCTAGGGTTTGGTGTGGAGTGTtctcctgggagcagggagcgcaGGACTGCCGCCAGGAAGATCCTTCAGTAGGGATCGAGGTGTCAGGAAACAGCCAGCAGCTGTTTcagggaaaggcaaggaagaGTGGTGTGAAAA CCATGCTTTTCCACGGGATCTCCGGAGGCCACATCCAAGGAATCATGGAGGAGATGGAGAGGCGATCCAAGACCGAGTCCCGCCTGGCCAAAGGGGGACAGATGAACGGCCGAGATACG AACATGCCCCCCATGAGCCCCGAGAAGCCTGCTTTGTGTGCTGGTTGTGGAGGGAAGATCTCAGACAGATATTACCTGCTGGCTGTTGACAAACAATGGCACCTCAGGTGTCTTAAGTGCTGTGAATGTAAACTGGCTTTGGAGTCAGAACTCACCTGCTTTGCCAAGGACGGCAGTATTTACTGCAAGGAGGATTACTACAG AAGGTTCTCCGTGCAGAGATGTGCCCGCTGCCACCTTGGGATCTCAGCCTCTGAAATGGTCATGAGAGCCAGGGAATCGGTTTATCACCTGAGCTGCTTCACCTGCACCACCTGCAACAAGACTCTGACCACGGGCGATCACTTTGGCATGAAGGACAACCTGGTTTACTGCAGGGCCCACTTCGAGTCCCTTTTGCAAGGAGAATACCCCCCTCAGCTGAGCTACACCGAGCTGGCTGCCAAGAGCGGAGGGCTGGCCCTGCCTTACTTCAACGGCACCGGCACGGTCCAGAAGGGGAGGCCCAGGAAACGAAAGAGCCCTGCCTTGGGAGTGGACATCGTCAGCTACAACTCAG GTTGTAATGAGAATGAGGCAGATCACCTGGACAGAGACCAGCAGCCTTATCCCCCATCCCAGAAAACAAAGCGCATGCGTACCTCCTTCAAACACCACCAGCTTCGTACCATGAAGTCCTACTTTGCTATCAACCACAACCCAGATGCCAAGGACCTCAAGCAGCTTGCCCAGAAAACAGGCCTGACCAAGAGAGTTCTGCAG GTTTGGTTTCAAAACGCAAGAGCCAAATTCAGAAGGAACCTTTTGCGGCAGGAGAATGGGGGTGTCGATAAAGCTGACGGCACCTCGCTCCCGGCACCGCCCTCAGCAGACAGCGGCGCACTCACTCCACCCGGCACTGCGACCACTTTAACAGACCTGACCAATCCCACTATCACTGTAGTGACATCAGTGACCTCTAACTTGGACAGCCACGAATCCGGGAGCCCCTCACAAACTACCTTAACGAACCTTTTCTaa
- the LHX9 gene encoding LIM/homeobox protein Lhx9 isoform X2 — translation MEEVTRGAPEDVSGMLWKGSGGWGTSFTSRARVWCGVFSWEQGAQDCRQEDPSVGIEVSGNSQQLFQGKARKSGVKTMLFHGISGGHIQGIMEEMERRSKTESRLAKGGQMNGRDTNMPPMSPEKPALCAGCGGKISDRYYLLAVDKQWHLRCLKCCECKLALESELTCFAKDGSIYCKEDYYRFSVQRCARCHLGISASEMVMRARESVYHLSCFTCTTCNKTLTTGDHFGMKDNLVYCRAHFESLLQGEYPPQLSYTELAAKSGGLALPYFNGTGTVQKGRPRKRKSPALGVDIVSYNSGCNENEADHLDRDQQPYPPSQKTKRMRTSFKHHQLRTMKSYFAINHNPDAKDLKQLAQKTGLTKRVLQVWFQNARAKFRRNLLRQENGGVDKADGTSLPAPPSADSGALTPPGTATTLTDLTNPTITVVTSVTSNLDSHESGSPSQTTLTNLF, via the exons ATGGAAGAGGTGACTCGAGGAGCCCCTGAGGATGTCTCTGGGATGCTTTGGAAAGGAAGTGGGGGCTGGGGTACTTCTTTCACTAGTCGCGCTAGGGTTTGGTGTGGAGTGTtctcctgggagcagggagcgcaGGACTGCCGCCAGGAAGATCCTTCAGTAGGGATCGAGGTGTCAGGAAACAGCCAGCAGCTGTTTcagggaaaggcaaggaagaGTGGTGTGAAAA CCATGCTTTTCCACGGGATCTCCGGAGGCCACATCCAAGGAATCATGGAGGAGATGGAGAGGCGATCCAAGACCGAGTCCCGCCTGGCCAAAGGGGGACAGATGAACGGCCGAGATACG AACATGCCCCCCATGAGCCCCGAGAAGCCTGCTTTGTGTGCTGGTTGTGGAGGGAAGATCTCAGACAGATATTACCTGCTGGCTGTTGACAAACAATGGCACCTCAGGTGTCTTAAGTGCTGTGAATGTAAACTGGCTTTGGAGTCAGAACTCACCTGCTTTGCCAAGGACGGCAGTATTTACTGCAAGGAGGATTACTACAG GTTCTCCGTGCAGAGATGTGCCCGCTGCCACCTTGGGATCTCAGCCTCTGAAATGGTCATGAGAGCCAGGGAATCGGTTTATCACCTGAGCTGCTTCACCTGCACCACCTGCAACAAGACTCTGACCACGGGCGATCACTTTGGCATGAAGGACAACCTGGTTTACTGCAGGGCCCACTTCGAGTCCCTTTTGCAAGGAGAATACCCCCCTCAGCTGAGCTACACCGAGCTGGCTGCCAAGAGCGGAGGGCTGGCCCTGCCTTACTTCAACGGCACCGGCACGGTCCAGAAGGGGAGGCCCAGGAAACGAAAGAGCCCTGCCTTGGGAGTGGACATCGTCAGCTACAACTCAG GTTGTAATGAGAATGAGGCAGATCACCTGGACAGAGACCAGCAGCCTTATCCCCCATCCCAGAAAACAAAGCGCATGCGTACCTCCTTCAAACACCACCAGCTTCGTACCATGAAGTCCTACTTTGCTATCAACCACAACCCAGATGCCAAGGACCTCAAGCAGCTTGCCCAGAAAACAGGCCTGACCAAGAGAGTTCTGCAG GTTTGGTTTCAAAACGCAAGAGCCAAATTCAGAAGGAACCTTTTGCGGCAGGAGAATGGGGGTGTCGATAAAGCTGACGGCACCTCGCTCCCGGCACCGCCCTCAGCAGACAGCGGCGCACTCACTCCACCCGGCACTGCGACCACTTTAACAGACCTGACCAATCCCACTATCACTGTAGTGACATCAGTGACCTCTAACTTGGACAGCCACGAATCCGGGAGCCCCTCACAAACTACCTTAACGAACCTTTTCTaa
- the LHX9 gene encoding LIM/homeobox protein Lhx9 isoform X3 has product MEIVGCRAEENTCPFRPPAMLFHGISGGHIQGIMEEMERRSKTESRLAKGGQMNGRDTNMPPMSPEKPALCAGCGGKISDRYYLLAVDKQWHLRCLKCCECKLALESELTCFAKDGSIYCKEDYYRRFSVQRCARCHLGISASEMVMRARESVYHLSCFTCTTCNKTLTTGDHFGMKDNLVYCRAHFESLLQGEYPPQLSYTELAAKSGGLALPYFNGTGTVQKGRPRKRKSPALGVDIVSYNSGCNENEADHLDRDQQPYPPSQKTKRMRTSFKHHQLRTMKSYFAINHNPDAKDLKQLAQKTGLTKRVLQVWFQNARAKFRRNLLRQENGGVDKADGTSLPAPPSADSGALTPPGTATTLTDLTNPTITVVTSVTSNLDSHESGSPSQTTLTNLF; this is encoded by the exons ATGGAAATAGTGGGGtgcagagcagaagaaaatactTGTCCTTTCCGTCCCCCAGCCATGCTTTTCCACGGGATCTCCGGAGGCCACATCCAAGGAATCATGGAGGAGATGGAGAGGCGATCCAAGACCGAGTCCCGCCTGGCCAAAGGGGGACAGATGAACGGCCGAGATACG AACATGCCCCCCATGAGCCCCGAGAAGCCTGCTTTGTGTGCTGGTTGTGGAGGGAAGATCTCAGACAGATATTACCTGCTGGCTGTTGACAAACAATGGCACCTCAGGTGTCTTAAGTGCTGTGAATGTAAACTGGCTTTGGAGTCAGAACTCACCTGCTTTGCCAAGGACGGCAGTATTTACTGCAAGGAGGATTACTACAG AAGGTTCTCCGTGCAGAGATGTGCCCGCTGCCACCTTGGGATCTCAGCCTCTGAAATGGTCATGAGAGCCAGGGAATCGGTTTATCACCTGAGCTGCTTCACCTGCACCACCTGCAACAAGACTCTGACCACGGGCGATCACTTTGGCATGAAGGACAACCTGGTTTACTGCAGGGCCCACTTCGAGTCCCTTTTGCAAGGAGAATACCCCCCTCAGCTGAGCTACACCGAGCTGGCTGCCAAGAGCGGAGGGCTGGCCCTGCCTTACTTCAACGGCACCGGCACGGTCCAGAAGGGGAGGCCCAGGAAACGAAAGAGCCCTGCCTTGGGAGTGGACATCGTCAGCTACAACTCAG GTTGTAATGAGAATGAGGCAGATCACCTGGACAGAGACCAGCAGCCTTATCCCCCATCCCAGAAAACAAAGCGCATGCGTACCTCCTTCAAACACCACCAGCTTCGTACCATGAAGTCCTACTTTGCTATCAACCACAACCCAGATGCCAAGGACCTCAAGCAGCTTGCCCAGAAAACAGGCCTGACCAAGAGAGTTCTGCAG GTTTGGTTTCAAAACGCAAGAGCCAAATTCAGAAGGAACCTTTTGCGGCAGGAGAATGGGGGTGTCGATAAAGCTGACGGCACCTCGCTCCCGGCACCGCCCTCAGCAGACAGCGGCGCACTCACTCCACCCGGCACTGCGACCACTTTAACAGACCTGACCAATCCCACTATCACTGTAGTGACATCAGTGACCTCTAACTTGGACAGCCACGAATCCGGGAGCCCCTCACAAACTACCTTAACGAACCTTTTCTaa
- the LHX9 gene encoding LIM/homeobox protein Lhx9 isoform X6 gives MEIVGCRAEENTCPFRPPAMLFHGISGGHIQGIMEEMERRSKTESRLAKGGQMNGRDTNMPPMSPEKPALCAGCGGKISDRYYLLAVDKQWHLRCLKCCECKLALESELTCFAKDGSIYCKEDYYRRFSVQRCARCHLGISASEMVMRARESVYHLSCFTCTTCNKTLTTGDHFGMKDNLVYCRAHFESLLQGEYPPQLSYTELAAKSGGLALPYFNGTGTVQKGRPRKRKSPALGVDIVSYNSGCNENEADHLDRDQQPYPPSQKTKRMRTSFKHHQLRTMKSYFAINHNPDAKDLKQLAQKTGLTKRVLQGEQIMGHYSQTSRRLKIP, from the exons ATGGAAATAGTGGGGtgcagagcagaagaaaatactTGTCCTTTCCGTCCCCCAGCCATGCTTTTCCACGGGATCTCCGGAGGCCACATCCAAGGAATCATGGAGGAGATGGAGAGGCGATCCAAGACCGAGTCCCGCCTGGCCAAAGGGGGACAGATGAACGGCCGAGATACG AACATGCCCCCCATGAGCCCCGAGAAGCCTGCTTTGTGTGCTGGTTGTGGAGGGAAGATCTCAGACAGATATTACCTGCTGGCTGTTGACAAACAATGGCACCTCAGGTGTCTTAAGTGCTGTGAATGTAAACTGGCTTTGGAGTCAGAACTCACCTGCTTTGCCAAGGACGGCAGTATTTACTGCAAGGAGGATTACTACAG AAGGTTCTCCGTGCAGAGATGTGCCCGCTGCCACCTTGGGATCTCAGCCTCTGAAATGGTCATGAGAGCCAGGGAATCGGTTTATCACCTGAGCTGCTTCACCTGCACCACCTGCAACAAGACTCTGACCACGGGCGATCACTTTGGCATGAAGGACAACCTGGTTTACTGCAGGGCCCACTTCGAGTCCCTTTTGCAAGGAGAATACCCCCCTCAGCTGAGCTACACCGAGCTGGCTGCCAAGAGCGGAGGGCTGGCCCTGCCTTACTTCAACGGCACCGGCACGGTCCAGAAGGGGAGGCCCAGGAAACGAAAGAGCCCTGCCTTGGGAGTGGACATCGTCAGCTACAACTCAG GTTGTAATGAGAATGAGGCAGATCACCTGGACAGAGACCAGCAGCCTTATCCCCCATCCCAGAAAACAAAGCGCATGCGTACCTCCTTCAAACACCACCAGCTTCGTACCATGAAGTCCTACTTTGCTATCAACCACAACCCAGATGCCAAGGACCTCAAGCAGCTTGCCCAGAAAACAGGCCTGACCAAGAGAGTTCTGCAG GGAGAACAAATCATGGGGCATTACAGCCAAACATCCCGACGTTTGAAAATTCCCTAA
- the LHX9 gene encoding LIM/homeobox protein Lhx9 isoform X7 has translation MEIVGCRAEENTCPFRPPAMLFHGISGGHIQGIMEEMERRSKTESRLAKGGQMNGRDTNMPPMSPEKPALCAGCGGKISDRYYLLAVDKQWHLRCLKCCECKLALESELTCFAKDGSIYCKEDYYRFSVQRCARCHLGISASEMVMRARESVYHLSCFTCTTCNKTLTTGDHFGMKDNLVYCRAHFESLLQGEYPPQLSYTELAAKSGGLALPYFNGTGTVQKGRPRKRKSPALGVDIVSYNSGCNENEADHLDRDQQPYPPSQKTKRMRTSFKHHQLRTMKSYFAINHNPDAKDLKQLAQKTGLTKRVLQGEQIMGHYSQTSRRLKIP, from the exons ATGGAAATAGTGGGGtgcagagcagaagaaaatactTGTCCTTTCCGTCCCCCAGCCATGCTTTTCCACGGGATCTCCGGAGGCCACATCCAAGGAATCATGGAGGAGATGGAGAGGCGATCCAAGACCGAGTCCCGCCTGGCCAAAGGGGGACAGATGAACGGCCGAGATACG AACATGCCCCCCATGAGCCCCGAGAAGCCTGCTTTGTGTGCTGGTTGTGGAGGGAAGATCTCAGACAGATATTACCTGCTGGCTGTTGACAAACAATGGCACCTCAGGTGTCTTAAGTGCTGTGAATGTAAACTGGCTTTGGAGTCAGAACTCACCTGCTTTGCCAAGGACGGCAGTATTTACTGCAAGGAGGATTACTACAG GTTCTCCGTGCAGAGATGTGCCCGCTGCCACCTTGGGATCTCAGCCTCTGAAATGGTCATGAGAGCCAGGGAATCGGTTTATCACCTGAGCTGCTTCACCTGCACCACCTGCAACAAGACTCTGACCACGGGCGATCACTTTGGCATGAAGGACAACCTGGTTTACTGCAGGGCCCACTTCGAGTCCCTTTTGCAAGGAGAATACCCCCCTCAGCTGAGCTACACCGAGCTGGCTGCCAAGAGCGGAGGGCTGGCCCTGCCTTACTTCAACGGCACCGGCACGGTCCAGAAGGGGAGGCCCAGGAAACGAAAGAGCCCTGCCTTGGGAGTGGACATCGTCAGCTACAACTCAG GTTGTAATGAGAATGAGGCAGATCACCTGGACAGAGACCAGCAGCCTTATCCCCCATCCCAGAAAACAAAGCGCATGCGTACCTCCTTCAAACACCACCAGCTTCGTACCATGAAGTCCTACTTTGCTATCAACCACAACCCAGATGCCAAGGACCTCAAGCAGCTTGCCCAGAAAACAGGCCTGACCAAGAGAGTTCTGCAG GGAGAACAAATCATGGGGCATTACAGCCAAACATCCCGACGTTTGAAAATTCCCTAA
- the LHX9 gene encoding LIM/homeobox protein Lhx9 isoform X5 gives MLFHGISGGHIQGIMEEMERRSKTESRLAKGGQMNGRDTNMPPMSPEKPALCAGCGGKISDRYYLLAVDKQWHLRCLKCCECKLALESELTCFAKDGSIYCKEDYYRRFSVQRCARCHLGISASEMVMRARESVYHLSCFTCTTCNKTLTTGDHFGMKDNLVYCRAHFESLLQGEYPPQLSYTELAAKSGGLALPYFNGTGTVQKGRPRKRKSPALGVDIVSYNSGCNENEADHLDRDQQPYPPSQKTKRMRTSFKHHQLRTMKSYFAINHNPDAKDLKQLAQKTGLTKRVLQVWFQNARAKFRRNLLRQENGGVDKADGTSLPAPPSADSGALTPPGTATTLTDLTNPTITVVTSVTSNLDSHESGSPSQTTLTNLF, from the exons ATGCTTTTCCACGGGATCTCCGGAGGCCACATCCAAGGAATCATGGAGGAGATGGAGAGGCGATCCAAGACCGAGTCCCGCCTGGCCAAAGGGGGACAGATGAACGGCCGAGATACG AACATGCCCCCCATGAGCCCCGAGAAGCCTGCTTTGTGTGCTGGTTGTGGAGGGAAGATCTCAGACAGATATTACCTGCTGGCTGTTGACAAACAATGGCACCTCAGGTGTCTTAAGTGCTGTGAATGTAAACTGGCTTTGGAGTCAGAACTCACCTGCTTTGCCAAGGACGGCAGTATTTACTGCAAGGAGGATTACTACAG AAGGTTCTCCGTGCAGAGATGTGCCCGCTGCCACCTTGGGATCTCAGCCTCTGAAATGGTCATGAGAGCCAGGGAATCGGTTTATCACCTGAGCTGCTTCACCTGCACCACCTGCAACAAGACTCTGACCACGGGCGATCACTTTGGCATGAAGGACAACCTGGTTTACTGCAGGGCCCACTTCGAGTCCCTTTTGCAAGGAGAATACCCCCCTCAGCTGAGCTACACCGAGCTGGCTGCCAAGAGCGGAGGGCTGGCCCTGCCTTACTTCAACGGCACCGGCACGGTCCAGAAGGGGAGGCCCAGGAAACGAAAGAGCCCTGCCTTGGGAGTGGACATCGTCAGCTACAACTCAG GTTGTAATGAGAATGAGGCAGATCACCTGGACAGAGACCAGCAGCCTTATCCCCCATCCCAGAAAACAAAGCGCATGCGTACCTCCTTCAAACACCACCAGCTTCGTACCATGAAGTCCTACTTTGCTATCAACCACAACCCAGATGCCAAGGACCTCAAGCAGCTTGCCCAGAAAACAGGCCTGACCAAGAGAGTTCTGCAG GTTTGGTTTCAAAACGCAAGAGCCAAATTCAGAAGGAACCTTTTGCGGCAGGAGAATGGGGGTGTCGATAAAGCTGACGGCACCTCGCTCCCGGCACCGCCCTCAGCAGACAGCGGCGCACTCACTCCACCCGGCACTGCGACCACTTTAACAGACCTGACCAATCCCACTATCACTGTAGTGACATCAGTGACCTCTAACTTGGACAGCCACGAATCCGGGAGCCCCTCACAAACTACCTTAACGAACCTTTTCTaa